CCCCACCGGTTCCGGGAAGTCGAGGCTCGCCGTCGATTTAGCCTCCCACTTCCCCGTCGAAGTCATCAACGCCGATTCCATGCAGGTCTACAGTGGTCTCGATGTTCTCACCAACAAAATCCCCATATCCGAGCAAAACGGTACCACCCTACTCTCCCCTCAACCTCTTccattttctcaaaatcaatctCACTTCGTTCGTCGTTGTTGCAGGAGTGCCGCACCATCTCCTCGGAACCGTATCCCCAACCGTCGAATTCACCGCCAAAACCTTTCGCGATTCTGCTATTCCTGTAACTCTCAAACCTGATCAAAgatttttctgaattttttcggtattttagttaatattttttttgttttcgtATTTTTTCAGATCATTGATGCTATATTGGCTCGCAACCACTTACCAGTTATAGTTGGGGGCACCAATTACTATATCCAGGTGAGGGTTTTGAATCATGGTGATAGCATCTATGTGCATTCCTCCATGTTCTTCCAGTTTTTTAATCATGCACACATAATGTACTTTCTCTGTTTCTTAGGGTGTGTTTGGAAAATATTATTCGAGATTATGTTAATAGTGTAGCCACTTGGTTAAGCTTATGAAAGTTACATATACCCATAAGCTTTTTAAAGTTAATTTTGATAAGGAAGAGTGCTGTTTATTTTGATATGAAATGTAAGAATTAAAATTTACGCAGTACATGGTCTTTGTTTTCCGGCAATTGGAATTTTAATGCTTAACCATTTTTTCCCCCGCAAATAACCAATGCTTTGATGCCATCTGATTATTCTTACATTTCGTTGATCCGGCCTGCTATTCGTATTAAATAGCAATGCTGTTTGATTGCTTCTCTGATAaatttatgaataagcgcttgtACGGTTACACTATCTGTAGTCTTCTCTGCTTCTGAGTTCATTTCAACAAATTTCTGAATAAATGCTTATGCAATAAGTGCTTATTGATATAACCTCTTAagctatttaattatttattcgAATGCATCCTTACTCTGATTGTATGTTTCAAGGCGTTGCTGGGGCTTTCGTTTTATTTCTCATATTTTTGCTCTATTTTCTGTTATGTTCTTCAGGCTCTTGTGAGTCAGTTTCTCTTAGATGAATCGATGGATGATATGAATGATAGCTGTTGTTTGGGTGATCTACCTGGTAAATTGTTATTTGGTTCtctgattttattttttctcctgTTCGAGTAATTTTTACTTAGCATCTTATATTGCTTATAATTATGTAGGTGTCATGTGGTCTGATAACAGCTTCATTGCGGAAAGTGACAGTTCAAACGATTTTAATTATGATCTACTTAAAGATATTGATCCAATTGCAGCAAATAGAATCCATCCAAATAATCATAGAAAGGTTGGagtttaatttcattatttattattcatgTGACATGTACATAGGGCCATCTTTCTTATACAGTTAAGACTTGCTGTAAGAGTTAAATATATGCAACAATTCCGTGATTTATTCCTGTTTTAGTTATGCGCATGACACCGTTTTCTGTGTTTGGGCGAGGGATGAAAAGTGAGCGGGTTACTTTTATATGTGACAATGATTACCAACTTAACCATTAGTATTTAGTAACCCTCTccttcacacacacacatagaAAGAATTTAAAAGTTCTGGGACGCTGTAATGCTGTATCTCCACTAGAAGCATTGccctttttaattaatttgtaaacttttaAATTATATGAAATGCTTAACTGGGGAtgcacttgttttttttttgttttagatAAATCAATATATTAGTTTGTACGCTCGCACTGGTGTTCTTCCGAGCAAAGTTTTTCAAGGAGAGGCGGCAGAGGTTTGTAATCTTTGACATTCATGGACTTATTGCAAATTCAACATAATCTCTTTTCCCTTAGTCCATGTGACTTATCATGCTTTTCCTCAATTTATGGTCTTCATAATTGATTGCTTCCACAATTCACTAATCACTCTTATGTGGATTACTTATTGACAAACAACACAAATAGAAGAGGGATGTTCAATTGTTCATGTGTTTTATTGCAACATGTCTGTTAATtctctccttttttttcttgtgtTTCAAATGATATTGGTCTTGCTTGTGGCAGGGCAGAAGTGGGGTCAAGTTGATAACTTAAGATATGATTGCTGTTTTATATGCGTGGACGCATCTCTCCCTGTATTGGACAGATATGTAGAGCAGAGAGTAGATTGCATGATGGATGCTGGATTACTCAATGAAGTCTATGACATTTACAATTTGAATGCAGATTATAGCAGAGGTTTGCGGCAGGCCATTGGTGTCCGTGAATTTGAGCCTCTTCTTAGAACTTTTGTTCTCAAGGACATCTATGAAAGAGAGAAGGAGTTGACCGGAGGATCCACCATAGAGAAGCGTGAGACATTGTCTAATGGTAATCTGATGGAGTGGTTAAGATCTTACTCTGATGCTAAATCCATGATTCTTATGgaagaagcaattgaaaaagtgAAGGTTAATACCCGGAGACTTGTTCGCCGTCaggtaaaaataatttatcatttGTTCGTGACTTTCTTGAGCATTCCAAACAGAACATTTATTTTGGCCAGATATGCAAGCTAGCTGAAAATTTGTCATTTTTCTGATTAATCTTCTCACAACATGTATATAAAATTAGCCATGAGATGCTTCATATGTATTCTGATAGAATTGATGAAATAACTTCTGTTAGTTGTGAACAGCGTTTATACATCAAACTGATGGAACTCCATTCTCTGTACAATATCAAGATATATTTGTTTTAGCCGTAAGATTTCTAGCATTTTGCTATAGACCATGTTAACTTGAATAGACAATAATATAGTTGATCAAATATTCATTGATGACAATTGCTAAGCCCTTCTCTACTTAGTAGATTGTAATCCAGAAATTTAAAGTCAAAGATTTATGTGGAAGCTTTGTTCATTACAGAAGAGGATGCTCAATCGACTGCAAATGCTGTTTGGTTGGAACATACACTCTGTTGATTCCACAGAATCAATATCAAGTAAGCTGTCTTAGACTCTTAGTCTTGTTCCTGTATATTTGTTGCGTTTATTGTAATCAATTAACTTTTTGAAGTATcctgtaattaataattatattgaTTTGGATATTTTTTTGTAGGTAAATCAGATGATGTTTGGAAAGGTCAAGTGGTTGAATCTAGCATGAAGATAGTTAACTCATTCCTGAGTGAGAATGGAAGCATGTCATCCACCTGTAGCATGTCAAATGACACTGGGATGAAAATAGTCCAAAGGGACCTCTGGACTCAATACACATGCAAGGTCTGCTATGATTTAGAATTCACTTGGCAGGATACATTGGCCCCTTTCTGATCACAAAAGAAAAATTCTGCATTGTTCTGATTACTGACCTTTGACCACCCTTCATTCACACCTTTATTCAAGAAAGGGGAAATGCCAGAATGGGGTGATTTTATGGATAGATCTAGAGCGCAACACAATGCTTTTAGTCTTGGTGCAATTCTGCAACAAAAATTGCAAACAATTCACTAAAACATTTAAATGGAGACAATTTTTTAATGGTTTATTTATATATACTAGCAGTGTTAACATTTACATGGATACTTGATCTTATCTTGTCATGTTTCTTTTTTgctattttcttattttaaattattagtaATGTGGCAAAAATGATGAATTCTGGTTGGATAACCTTTGTGTTTGACAGGCCTGTGGTGATCGGGTGCTTAGAGGATTACATGAATGGGAGCAACACAGACAAGGCCGTGGGCATCGAAAACGTATCTCTAGTCTCAAGAGGAAGTCACAAGGTCTTAATTTCTATGAAACAGAAGCGGGAGCATTCTAAGGGGATGAATAGCTGGATACCGCTGGATACCTCACTCTAGTAGTAATGAAAGATTTGGTTGATGCTATTATTGATGGCTTGTCATCGAGTGAATTATTTTTGTATGATTTTTGCTTGCATGTGTTGGAATTAATTTTTGAGGAGTGCTAGCAATAGTCTCATTAA
This portion of the Lotus japonicus ecotype B-129 chromosome 3, LjGifu_v1.2 genome encodes:
- the LOC130747177 gene encoding tRNA dimethylallyltransferase 2 encodes the protein MATEDTVSSNPNHGEKRPKVVVITGPTGSGKSRLAVDLASHFPVEVINADSMQVYSGLDVLTNKIPISEQNGVPHHLLGTVSPTVEFTAKTFRDSAIPIIDAILARNHLPVIVGGTNYYIQALVSQFLLDESMDDMNDSCCLGDLPGVMWSDNSFIAESDSSNDFNYDLLKDIDPIAANRIHPNNHRKINQYISLYARTGVLPSKVFQGEAAEKWGQVDNLRYDCCFICVDASLPVLDRYVEQRVDCMMDAGLLNEVYDIYNLNADYSRGLRQAIGVREFEPLLRTFVLKDIYEREKELTGGSTIEKRETLSNGNLMEWLRSYSDAKSMILMEEAIEKVKVNTRRLVRRQKRMLNRLQMLFGWNIHSVDSTESISSKSDDVWKGQVVESSMKIVNSFLSENGSMSSTCSMSNDTGMKIVQRDLWTQYTCKACGDRVLRGLHEWEQHRQGRGHRKRISSLKRKSQGLNFYETEAGAF